The proteins below are encoded in one region of Streptomyces sp. NBC_00490:
- a CDS encoding FAD-binding oxidoreductase, which translates to MSAHTTDAASAAAYHPGSADYDEHRAGFQLREHHRPAHVVAARSAGDVVAAVRQAAESCMPIAVQATGHGLANPLAREGVLVSTRRMDSVDIDPGAGTARIGAGARWRDVVEAAARYGLAPLSGSMPGVGAVSYTLGGGIGLMARRYGFAADHVTRLELVSVDGSVLTVSEHEEPDLFWALRGGGGSFGIVTGLEMALMPVARLVGGGLVFDLGETPEAVSTWLQWTAAMPSEMTSAMTTLEVSERHMAHVQIAYLGSAAEADELVAPLRALKPAHDGLQEIPYRRSDTVFSEPDQPHAYVGDNVLLRAIDEEHLRDAIAASAPGRSVRSIISVRHLGGALSTAPRVPNAVSHREAMYLLCVVGVVAPTTTSNAASARALQDELLANWSGATVGSSPNFTFGRPDQRAAAELFDAERRDRLLQLARKYDPAGLLHPSFVIA; encoded by the coding sequence ATGAGTGCCCACACGACCGACGCCGCATCAGCGGCGGCGTACCACCCAGGGTCTGCCGACTACGACGAGCACCGTGCCGGCTTCCAGTTGCGGGAGCACCATCGGCCGGCCCACGTGGTGGCGGCACGGTCCGCCGGCGACGTCGTGGCGGCCGTCCGGCAGGCCGCGGAGTCATGTATGCCGATCGCGGTCCAGGCCACGGGACATGGACTCGCCAACCCGCTCGCCCGTGAAGGTGTATTGGTGTCGACGCGAAGGATGGACAGTGTCGATATCGACCCCGGCGCCGGCACCGCGAGGATCGGCGCTGGAGCGCGGTGGCGCGACGTGGTCGAGGCCGCCGCACGCTACGGTCTGGCTCCGCTGTCCGGGAGCATGCCCGGTGTCGGCGCTGTCTCCTACACGCTCGGCGGCGGCATCGGGCTGATGGCTCGTCGCTACGGCTTCGCCGCGGACCATGTCACGCGCTTGGAGCTGGTCTCCGTCGACGGCTCCGTGCTGACGGTTTCGGAGCACGAGGAGCCGGACCTGTTCTGGGCGCTCCGCGGCGGTGGCGGGAGCTTCGGCATCGTGACCGGGCTGGAGATGGCTTTGATGCCGGTCGCCAGGCTGGTCGGGGGCGGTCTGGTGTTTGACCTGGGCGAGACGCCGGAGGCGGTCTCGACCTGGCTGCAATGGACGGCGGCAATGCCCTCGGAGATGACCTCGGCGATGACCACGCTCGAGGTTTCCGAGCGGCACATGGCCCATGTCCAGATCGCCTACCTGGGTTCGGCTGCGGAGGCAGACGAGTTGGTGGCCCCGTTGCGGGCGTTGAAACCTGCGCACGACGGTTTGCAGGAGATCCCGTACCGACGGTCCGACACTGTCTTCAGCGAACCGGATCAGCCGCATGCGTATGTCGGCGACAACGTCTTGCTGCGGGCGATCGACGAGGAACACCTCCGCGACGCCATCGCCGCATCGGCTCCAGGCCGGTCGGTTCGCTCCATCATTTCAGTACGTCATCTCGGTGGGGCGCTGTCCACTGCGCCGAGGGTGCCGAACGCAGTCAGCCACCGCGAGGCGATGTACCTGCTGTGTGTTGTAGGTGTGGTAGCCCCGACGACCACGTCGAACGCGGCAAGTGCGCGGGCGCTGCAGGATGAACTGTTGGCCAACTGGTCCGGGGCCACCGTAGGCAGCTCGCCGAACTTCACTTTCGGACGACCCGACCAACGTGCCGCCGCAGAACTCTTCGACGCCGAGCGTCGTGACCGATTGCTGCAGCTGGCCCGTAAGTACGACCCTGCCGGACTGTTGCACCCCAGCTTCGTCATTGCCTGA